DNA sequence from the Manihot esculenta cultivar AM560-2 chromosome 11, M.esculenta_v8, whole genome shotgun sequence genome:
TTTTCCTATGATCTGTGCTTTGTGGGTATGTTTTTGACATATAGTAGgatcaattttaattcaatGCGGGACGTTCTTGCTGAGCTTTGGCATCCTCTTGGGGGAGTTAGTATTACTGATCTTGGTGCTAAAAGATTTTTGTTTCGGTTCTATACCCCTGTTGATTTTGAACGTGTTTGGAATGGCACTCCTTGGCTTTTCAATAACCATCTCTTGATTTTACACCCTCTTCAACCTGGGGAGGTTCCATTATTGGTTCCGTTAATTTACGTTAGTGAATGGGTTCAGATTCATGACCTCAAAGCGGGATTTTTTTCTGAATCAGTGGCACGTTCCTTGGCTAATTTTATTGGGGATTACCTGGACCATGATTTGACCAGGGTTTCTACTGTTGAATCGGAATCTTATGTTAGGGTTCGTGTCAGGATGGATGTGCGAAATCCTCTAAAAAGGCGTCGTCGACTAGTTGCCCCTGATGGTACCTCtttctttgcctgttttgcatatGAACACTTTCAGGTTTTTTGTTTTCTGTGTGGACGGTTGGGCCATACAGATTCTTTTTGTGACCTTTTGCTACATCATAAGAAGGAGTCTTTGACGCCTCACTGGGGTCCTGAGTTAAAAGCTGTTCAGCGTAGGTACCAACGTCCAACTAGCTCTTGGCTGCGGTTTGAAAATTTGAGTTTACACTCACAGACTCCTGCTTCTGGTGGGAACTCTTCTTTCCAGAACCAGTTGCCTTCACAGGTTTTCCTTAATTCTTTTTTGGGAGCGCTTGCTACGGATGGTGAAAATGATTTTAGTGCTGGTTCTATGGAGACTGATTGTAATGGGGATAAGCAGGATGCAGGAGAGAATGATCCTTTATACAAGCCTGATGATGGTAAGAAGCGTCAACGGGTTGTTTCTACTGGCATTGTTTCTGATACTATGGATTCAAGGTCAGGCTCCTCTTCTCTATCGGCCGAACCCGTTGAGCGGGTCGCCCGTCAACAATGAGGATAATTTGCTGGAACTGCCGAGGTGTGGGCAATCCTCAGGCAGTAAATGCTATGGTGGATATTGTACAGTATTATAAACCatctattctttttcttatgGAAACAAAAGCTAATGGTGTAAGGATGGAACAAATAAAGTCTTTATTACGTTTTTCTCATTGTTTTTCCGTTGATTGTGTTGGTATTGGGGGTGGTCTCTGTCTTATGTGGAAAGATGATGTCAAGCTAGCCATTACAGGTTATTGctctaattttattgattctacAATTGGAGACAGTTCTGATTGTTGGAGGTTTACTGGGTTCTATGGTTGCCCTGAGTCGGGTCGTCGCCGAACTTTGTGGAATTTGTTGAAGGATTTGGCGGATAGGAGTCAGCTTCCTTGGTTATGTAGTGGTGACTATAATGATATTGCTGATCCGTTGGAAAAAGTTGGTGGTCCTCTTCGTTGTATTTCTTTGATTAATGGGTTTCGTAATGCTCTTGCTGATGCCAATTTAAATGATATTCAGGCTGTGGGGTCTTTTTTGTCTTATACATATAGAGAGGGTACTGATCAGTGTTCGAAGGAGAGGTTGGATCGTGCTTGTTCTAATACAACCTGGGATGCTCGTTTTCCTGATGCGATTTCGTCTAATTTAGTTGCTCCAGTTTCTGATCATACTCCTTTATTGATTGAAACTGTTGGAACTCAAGTTAGGGAGGATAATCGACGTTTTCGTTTTGACAATTCATGGCTTGAGGATGATGAGTTAGGGGAAGTGGTTTTGACGTCTTGGCAGCAAGGTTTGGGGTTGGATTTTATTCAACGTAAAGACCAGCTTGTGAAGCGTGTTCAGTATTGGGGGAAGAATAGAAACCGCATGCGTTGGCTTCAAAAAGAACGAATTAAGAAGAGATTGGGGGAGTGTTCTGAATCGCTTGATACAAGGGAAGTGCGGCAACTGAAGGATGTTTGGAATCAAATTTTGGCAGAGGAGGATATTAGACTACGCCAACAAGCAAAAAAGTTCTGGTTTCGACACGGGGATAGGAACTCAAAATATTTCCATAATAGTATCAAAGCTCGGCGCAGATGTAATCGGATTCAGCAAATTGTGACATCGGATGGTTCATTATCTTCAGATGTGGGTACTATTCAGGATGCATTTTTGCAATATTTTTTGGGTTTATTTTCCAATTCGCCTACTGATTTTGCGGAGCTTCTCCCTCTGGTTCAGCCTAGAATTGGGGCCGAAGATAATGTTGAGTTATTGGCAGATTTTATAGATGAAGAATTTCGTTCAGCGCTCTTTCAAATGGACCCGAATAAAGCTCCTGGGTTGGATGGTCTTAATCCGGCTTTTTTCCAGAAATATTGGCCAATTATTGGGGTGGATGTTTGCAATATTTGTCGGTTGTGGCTTGCAAAAGGTACTATCCCTTCTGAAATCTCCAGTGCTTTAATTGTTCTTATTCCGAAATGTGTGAATCCTGTTGATGTGAAGgattttaggcctattgctcTCTATAATGTGATTTATAAGATCTTGTCTAAGGCCTTAGCCAATAGATTGAAGAGGGTCCTGCATAAAATTATTTCACCAAATCAGTCTGCTTTCATTCCTGGGAGACTAATTACGGATAATTTTATTGTTGCTTTTGAGACCATGCATGGTTTGAAATTACAAAATAGAGGTAGTGTGGGGTCGTGTGCTCTGAAAATTGATATTGCTAAGGCCTATGATAGAGTTGAATGGTCATATTTGTTTGCGATGTTATCTGCATTGGGCTTTTCTGATACTTGGGTTGGATGGATGCGTATGTGTTTTTCAAACATGAGCTACTACCTTGCTGTTAACGGAGCAGAGATTGGTCCTGTGGTTCCAAGTCGGGGTCTCCGGCAGGGGGATCCCATTTCTCCCTATTTATTCTTAATTGTTGCTGAAGGACTGTCTTTGTTGATTCAGGATAGTGAAAATAGGGGCCTTTTGCATGGGTGTTGCGCGAAAGTTGGTTGCCCCCGGGTTTCTCACCTTTTCTTTGCAGATGATTCCTTACTATTTTTTGATGGTACAGTGGAGGAAGCTATACGGATTAAGCAAATTCTTGGTGTTTATGAGAAGGCTTCAGGTCAGGctgtaaattttgataaatatggTATCATGTTTAGTCCGTGTGTGTCTGAGGAAAACCGGTTGACCATCTCTGGTATACTTGATGTTCATCTTCCTTTGGGTAGCGGTAATTATTTGGGGTTACCATCTCTTATTGGCCGTAGTAAAAAGcaaattttctctttcttgaGGGATCGCATTTGGAAACGTATTAGTAGTTGGAGTAATCGTTTTCTTTCTCGTGCAGGCAGAGAAGTATTAATTAAATCTGTATTACAGGCAATTCCAACATATTGCATGAATGTTTTTTTATTACCTGTTTCCACTTGCCGACAGCTACAGGTCATGATGAATAAATTTTGGTGGGGTGGTTGTCGTGAGGATGGGAGAGGGATGAATTGGCTCTCGTGGGATCGAATGTGCGGCCGTAAATCGGAAGGTGGGATGGGCTTTCGGGATTTGGCTAGTTTTAATACTGCCTTATTGGGAAAGCAAGGTTGGCGTTTGTTGGTTGACACCAATTCTCTTCTATATAGAGTGCTCAAAGCTAAATATTTTCCGAATGGGGATTTTTTGTCAGCTCGGTTAGGTTCTAACTATAGCTTCGTTTGGAAGAGTATTTTGTCTTCTCAACAAATGTTGCAACGTGGGGTAAGGTGGCGAATTGGTGATGGTAAGCAGGTTTTTGTTGTTAATTGCCCTTGGATTCCTCGGGATATTGGTTTTATGCCTTTAGATGAGGCGATGTTTGTTCCTGAAGCCATGAGagtatgtgatttgtttgttgaAGGTGAGCTGCGTTGGGATGTAGAGAAGCTAATGAATATTTTTAGTGTTGCTGATATGAGAGCTATTCTTACTATTCCATTGCCTCTATTCCCAAAACCGGGTAAATTAATTTGGCACTTGCATAAGAAGGGTGTGTACTCAGTTAAATCTGCCTATTTTTGTGCCTTAGAATTGTCGGGTAGGACTGGTGTGCTGGGTTATAATGATGGGTGGAATCGTCTTTGGTCTCTTGATGTTCCTCCCAAAGTTCGGGATTTTCTTTGGCGTACTTGTCGTGGAGTGCTTCCTACTCGGGATATTCTTTTGAGGCGTGGGATACATGTACCTGCTGCATGTCTTTTTTGTGATCATGATGAATCTATTTCACATGTTTTTTTGCATTGTCCAATGGCTGTTGAGTTATGGAGACTTGCTGGTTTTTCTACTGCTGTTGATTTTTCTATATTCATGGATTtctttattcatatttataatactTTTGGCAGAGAAAGGACTGCACGTATGGCTATACATGCATGGAAGTTATGGCATGCCAGGAATGAAAGATTGtgggtcaataaagttttgtcaCCCAGTGAGGTTCATCATGCTGCTAGTTCCTATTTTAATGATTATGTGGCTTCACTTGTGTCTCGACCAAGGACGTTATCCCACCCATCTG
Encoded proteins:
- the LOC122725029 gene encoding uncharacterized protein LOC122725029, translating into MADNLQHLSLSDEEDQALEVVPLVDTSSFSYDLCFVGMFLTYSRINFNSMRDVLAELWHPLGGVSITDLGAKRFLFRFYTPVDFERVWNGTPWLFNNHLLILHPLQPGEVPLLVPLIYVSEWVQIHDLKAGFFSESVARSLANFIGDYLDHDLTRVSTVESESYVRVRVRMDVRNPLKRRRRLVAPDGTSFFACFAYEHFQVFCFLCGRLGHTDSFCDLLLHHKKESLTPHWGPELKAVQRRYQRPTSSWLRFENLSLHSQTPASGGNSSFQNQLPSQVFLNSFLGALATDGENDFSAGSMETDCNGDKQDAGENDPLYKPDDGKKRQRVVSTGIVSDTMDSRSGSSSLSAEPVERVARQQ
- the LOC122725030 gene encoding uncharacterized protein LOC122725030, which translates into the protein MVDIVQYYKPSILFLMETKANGVRMEQIKSLLRFSHCFSVDCVGIGGGLCLMWKDDVKLAITGYCSNFIDSTIGDSSDCWRFTGFYGCPESGRRRTLWNLLKDLADRSQLPWLCSGDYNDIADPLEKVGGPLRCISLINGFRNALADANLNDIQAVGSFLSYTYREGTDQCSKERLDRACSNTTWDARFPDAISSNLVAPVSDHTPLLIETVGTQVREDNRRFRFDNSWLEDDELGEVVLTSWQQGLGLDFIQRKDQLVKRVQYWGKNRNRMRWLQKERIKKRLGECSESLDTREVRQLKDVWNQILAEEDIRLRQQAKKFWFRHGDRNSKYFHNSIKARRRCNRIQQIVTSDGSLSSDVGTIQDAFLQYFLGLFSNSPTDFAELLPLVQPRIGAEDNVELLADFIDEEFRSALFQMDPNKAPGLDGLNPAFFQKYWPIIGVDVCNICRLWLAKGTIPSEISSALIVLIPKCVNPVDVKDFRPIALYNVIYKILSKALANRLKRVLHKIISPNQSAFIPGRLITDNFIVAFETMHGLKLQNRGSVGSCALKIDIAKAYDRVEWSYLFAMLSALGFSDTWVGWMRMCFSNMSYYLAVNGAEIGPVVPSRGLRQGDPISPYLFLIVAEGLSLLIQDSENRGLLHGCCAKVGCPRVSHLFFADDSLLFFDGTVEEAIRIKQILGVYEKASGQAVNFDKYGIMFSPCVSEENRLTISGILDVHLPLGSGNYLGLPSLIGRSKKQIFSFLRDRIWKRISSWSNRFLSRAGREVLIKSVLQAIPTYCMNVFLLPVSTCRQLQVMMNKFWWGGCREDGRGMNWLSWDRMCGRKSEGGMGFRDLASFNTALLGKQGWRLLVDTNSLLYRVLKAKYFPNGDFLSARLGSNYSFVWKSILSSQQMLQRGVRWRIGDGKQVFVVNCPWIPRDIGFMPLDEAMFVPEAMRVCDLFVEGELRWDVEKLMNIFSVADMRAILTIPLPLFPKPGKLIWHLHKKGVYSVKSAYFCALELSGRTGVLGYNDGWNRLWSLDVPPKVRDFLWRTCRGVLPTRDILLRRGIHVPAACLFCDHDESISHVFLHCPMAVELWRLAGFSTAVDFSIFMDFFIHIYNTFGRERTARMAIHAWKLWHARNERLWVNKVLSPSEVHHAASSYFNDYVASLVSRPRTLSHPSVPRVLPLVEATTLEVDWIAFIDCAVFASADLFGFAAVFEDLESFFSIAISSFYEGGGQPVIAEALALRQSLAIRSPLDDFSEFGLVISDCKDVMRSQGNIHPDSLYWRLSTNGFYSVKSAYKALTWDESLVVMNDQQQLWKKIWSLQLIPKVKNFIWRVCSNILSVRSVLVSRHVSIQDVCPFCLVESEAVFHALISCPFAKQYCAGVYGKHAINVYGNNKLLLHFKFGVMPSYYSSNGLQLLRPLQWTDRYWGVVKGDNGEFLACKMVVILQPLRPRDAELVAIREVLSWLKSTPWRNIVIETDCFVASLANETDFVVRFVHVNRSGNELAHEIARFASNTSQKGI